The Hyperthermus butylicus DSM 5456 genome includes a region encoding these proteins:
- a CDS encoding type II/IV secretion system ATPase subunit, which yields MAARHEGRAGVNNDRIDAALENIDSVGGTGEKLRILREYSLLEEPRVAVSIVEDEDGRRFYNVFEPKLSDIGRRILDRLRSKIIGDLRLLKLFSELTDLGEGLREAYRLARRLVMWHRKELRKLRRDPEQEALGVAYYIARDLVGYGRIDPLIRDPYIEDISCNGLLSPVFVYHTEFEWLTTGITFESTEELEHVVMKLALRSGQEPSLARPVVEGVLKPEGYRVHIVLDVVSRRGHSFTVRKFRAEPFTITELIRRGTLDPGVAAMLWAAIQYKQGVIIYGPIGAGKTTLLNALAMLLPPEYKVVTIEDTPEISIPFHDNWTAMHTRLSDQPGVQNITLQAQVESALRMRPDVIILGEIRSREAYAFFQALATGHGGITTVHAESADVLIRRLASPPMNVPKSIIAAAKLYVHMLRIERRGHVYRKVIKVDEARDYDPVRDEVEIGRLIVWDSHNDVWRLVVEESSFVNAIADLLLAKPSEVWKDIEMRATVLKWAAERGADVLELHEIVRRYMREPEKVYVEALSETKPYTFAAGLGV from the coding sequence ATGGCTGCCCGGCATGAAGGTAGAGCAGGCGTCAACAACGATAGAATCGATGCTGCCTTAGAGAATATTGATAGCGTGGGGGGTACAGGTGAAAAGCTACGTATTCTTAGGGAGTATAGTTTACTCGAAGAGCCTCGTGTTGCCGTCTCTATTGTCGAGGATGAGGATGGTAGGAGGTTCTATAACGTCTTTGAGCCTAAGCTAAGCGATATTGGTCGAAGGATTCTCGACCGGCTGCGTAGCAAGATTATTGGTGATCTTCGGCTTTTGAAGCTTTTCTCGGAGCTGACTGATCTTGGTGAGGGTTTGAGGGAGGCTTACCGGCTTGCCCGTCGGCTGGTGATGTGGCATCGTAAGGAGCTGAGGAAGCTTAGGCGTGACCCGGAGCAGGAGGCGCTTGGTGTTGCCTACTATATTGCGCGGGACCTGGTTGGCTATGGTCGTATCGACCCGCTGATAAGGGATCCCTACATCGAGGATATCTCGTGTAACGGGCTCCTATCCCCCGTATTCGTCTACCACACAGAGTTCGAGTGGCTCACGACTGGTATCACGTTTGAGAGCACTGAGGAGCTAGAGCATGTTGTTATGAAGCTTGCGCTCCGCAGTGGTCAGGAGCCCAGCCTTGCCCGGCCCGTTGTTGAGGGTGTATTGAAGCCTGAGGGTTACCGTGTCCACATAGTGCTTGATGTTGTCTCTAGGCGTGGCCACAGCTTTACGGTGCGTAAGTTCCGCGCCGAGCCGTTCACGATAACCGAGCTTATCCGCCGCGGCACACTAGACCCCGGCGTGGCTGCTATGCTGTGGGCTGCGATACAGTACAAGCAGGGCGTTATCATCTACGGGCCCATTGGTGCTGGCAAGACGACACTGCTCAACGCGCTGGCTATGCTGTTGCCGCCGGAGTACAAGGTAGTCACGATCGAGGATACGCCCGAGATCAGCATACCTTTCCACGATAACTGGACCGCTATGCATACGAGGCTCTCCGACCAGCCTGGCGTGCAGAATATTACGTTGCAGGCGCAGGTCGAGAGCGCGCTACGCATGAGGCCGGACGTGATAATATTGGGTGAGATTCGTAGCAGGGAGGCCTACGCGTTCTTCCAGGCTCTCGCCACGGGCCACGGTGGCATAACAACCGTGCATGCTGAATCGGCGGACGTGCTTATCCGGAGGCTCGCCAGCCCGCCTATGAACGTGCCTAAGAGCATTATTGCTGCTGCCAAGCTCTACGTGCATATGCTCCGTATCGAGAGGAGGGGCCATGTCTACCGTAAGGTTATAAAGGTAGATGAGGCGAGGGACTACGATCCCGTCCGGGACGAGGTTGAGATAGGTAGGCTTATCGTCTGGGATAGCCATAATGATGTGTGGAGGCTCGTGGTTGAGGAGAGCAGCTTTGTTAACGCTATCGCTGACCTATTGCTGGCTAAGCCTAGTGAGGTGTGGAAAGATATAGAGATGAGGGCTACGGTGCTTAAATGGGCTGCTGAGCGTGGTGCCGACGTGCTGGAACTGCACGAGATTGTGCGTAGGTACATGAGGGAGCCCGAGAAGGTGTATGTGGAGGCGCTCTCGGAGACCAAGCCCTACACGTTCGCCGCCGGCCTGGGTGTCTAG
- a CDS encoding RidA family protein — protein sequence MASKQVVRTDKAPAPVGPYSQAILAGGWLFISGQIPIDPSTGEMVEGSFEEKVRRVLENIKAIVEAAGGSLDDIVKVTVYLRDISRFAEFNKIYSEYFRENPPARVVVEVSNLPKNAELEVEAIAYLGDGKRG from the coding sequence GTGGCGTCCAAGCAGGTTGTACGTACTGACAAGGCTCCCGCACCTGTTGGGCCTTATAGCCAGGCTATCCTTGCTGGTGGCTGGCTCTTCATCTCCGGTCAAATACCGATTGACCCCTCCACCGGGGAGATGGTTGAGGGGAGTTTCGAGGAGAAAGTGCGCCGCGTCCTAGAGAACATTAAGGCTATTGTTGAGGCTGCGGGGGGTTCGCTGGACGACATTGTTAAGGTGACCGTGTACCTCCGCGACATAAGCAGGTTCGCCGAGTTCAACAAGATCTATAGCGAGTACTTTAGGGAGAACCCTCCGGCAAGGGTCGTGGTTGAGGTTTCCAATTTGCCGAAGAATGCGGAGCTAGAGGTTGAGGCCATAGCCTACCTGGGTGACGGGAAGCGTGGCTGA
- the ilvA gene encoding threonine ammonia-lyase, protein MAEAVPSDTRELVRLVYEESLKAREIVSQYAHHTPLDPSATFSRLTRARVYLKYENLQKTGSFKIRGALYKIYSIKNEARGVVAASAGNHAQGVAYAASVFGLPAVIVMPETASIAKVEATKGYGAEVVLYGRVFDDAEAKALEIARERGYTFIPAFDDVKIIAGQGTIAHELIQDLGDFDAVVVPVGGGGLISGIASVLKTVKPGIKVYGVEPENAPKFTKSLEAGRPVRVEIRPTIADGLAVKRPGDITFRIVRELVDDIVTVSEEEIAHAIYMLLERGKVLAEGAGAAALAALLTGKLPVEGRKVVAIVSGGNIDLTALYRVLIRGLAASGRIVTLEGYVPDIPGTLADVAAVIARHRGNILEVVHDRSDLGAPAWHTRLRVTLEVPGPAEAEALLNELAERGYRLRLKGQKPEAP, encoded by the coding sequence GTGGCTGAAGCAGTCCCGAGCGATACGCGTGAGCTTGTGAGGCTCGTCTACGAGGAGTCGCTGAAGGCTCGGGAGATAGTGTCGCAGTATGCTCACCATACGCCTCTCGATCCCAGCGCCACGTTTAGCAGGCTCACCCGCGCAAGAGTCTACCTGAAGTATGAGAACCTCCAGAAAACGGGGAGCTTCAAGATACGTGGCGCTCTATATAAGATATACAGCATCAAGAACGAGGCCAGGGGTGTTGTAGCAGCATCTGCTGGGAATCACGCGCAGGGCGTGGCCTATGCAGCCTCTGTCTTTGGGCTACCAGCTGTCATAGTTATGCCGGAGACTGCCAGCATAGCTAAGGTCGAGGCTACAAAGGGGTATGGGGCCGAGGTGGTGCTCTACGGGAGGGTTTTCGACGACGCAGAGGCTAAGGCGTTGGAGATAGCTCGAGAGAGAGGATACACGTTCATCCCCGCGTTCGACGACGTGAAGATAATAGCCGGGCAGGGCACGATAGCCCACGAACTCATCCAGGACCTAGGCGACTTCGACGCTGTAGTGGTGCCCGTCGGTGGCGGCGGCCTTATCTCCGGTATAGCCTCGGTGCTTAAGACGGTTAAGCCCGGCATAAAGGTCTATGGCGTGGAGCCAGAGAATGCCCCGAAGTTTACCAAGTCCCTGGAGGCTGGGAGACCGGTCCGGGTCGAGATTAGGCCAACAATAGCTGATGGGCTCGCCGTGAAAAGGCCTGGGGATATAACGTTCCGCATCGTCCGGGAGCTGGTAGATGATATCGTCACTGTTAGTGAGGAGGAGATAGCACACGCGATATACATGCTCCTGGAGAGGGGTAAGGTGCTGGCAGAGGGCGCAGGCGCCGCCGCGCTAGCAGCGCTGCTCACTGGTAAGCTGCCGGTTGAGGGGAGGAAGGTTGTAGCCATAGTCTCGGGCGGCAATATAGACCTCACAGCGCTCTACCGCGTGCTCATCCGCGGCCTGGCAGCTAGCGGGAGGATAGTCACGCTGGAGGGCTACGTGCCGGACATCCCTGGCACCCTGGCAGACGTAGCAGCTGTGATAGCGAGGCACCGGGGCAACATACTCGAGGTGGTTCATGACCGCAGCGACCTGGGAGCGCCAGCATGGCATACACGGCTCCGGGTAACACTGGAGGTTCCGGGGCCAGCTGAGGCCGAGGCATTGCTCAACGAGCTGGCGGAGAGGGGGTACAGGCTTAGGTTGAAGGGGCAGAAGCCCGAAGCCCCCTAG
- a CDS encoding type II secretion system F family protein: MARLAAIVTVILSIVSVGAWLAGYPHMANVLASFFGLDWVKPYHTVKFVYFVPVIADRGTMIMISGAIVAAMVPVYFYARQRYTELRMFEEQLIEFLLILPGMLAASPSTADALLRTARMLRPPFNSYVERMARIYASTGDLERAFNEAFTAAPSKVRILARSVVTAAKTGGHIHIVLSKVAAYADASRRLVGLAEARLSEYKMIAGLAAVAYALTAGVTVALVAQATAVPLPGMTTRIDTGVLAGLYFYSLIMIVVASSIVIARVVYGYIALASKYIAMLLPLSLAVYLAAPIIIF; the protein is encoded by the coding sequence TTGGCTAGGCTGGCAGCGATTGTCACGGTGATCCTCTCAATTGTTTCTGTTGGCGCGTGGCTAGCCGGCTACCCCCACATGGCTAATGTGCTTGCGTCATTCTTCGGACTCGACTGGGTTAAGCCATACCATACCGTCAAGTTTGTCTACTTTGTCCCGGTCATAGCTGACCGTGGCACAATGATAATGATTAGCGGCGCCATAGTAGCCGCCATGGTGCCAGTGTACTTCTACGCAAGACAACGCTATACCGAGCTGAGGATGTTTGAGGAGCAGCTCATAGAGTTCCTACTCATTCTCCCAGGCATGCTTGCTGCCAGCCCCTCGACAGCCGACGCGCTGCTCCGTACTGCGCGGATGCTCAGACCTCCGTTTAACAGCTATGTGGAGCGCATGGCCAGGATCTACGCCTCAACCGGCGACCTGGAGAGAGCGTTCAACGAGGCGTTCACCGCTGCTCCGAGCAAGGTGCGTATACTGGCTAGGAGCGTGGTAACAGCCGCAAAAACCGGCGGCCACATCCACATAGTACTCTCCAAGGTTGCAGCCTATGCTGACGCTTCACGGCGCCTCGTAGGGCTTGCCGAGGCCCGGCTCAGCGAGTACAAGATGATAGCTGGGCTTGCCGCCGTAGCCTACGCGCTAACCGCGGGCGTAACCGTTGCGCTCGTCGCCCAAGCTACAGCTGTACCGCTACCAGGCATGACCACTAGGATAGATACGGGCGTGCTTGCCGGACTATACTTCTACTCGCTCATAATGATTGTTGTCGCATCGTCGATAGTGATAGCACGTGTCGTCTACGGCTATATTGCGCTCGCCTCAAAGTATATTGCTATGCTGCTACCTCTAAGTCTAGCAGTTTACTTGGCAGCACCGATAATAATATTTTAG
- a CDS encoding type II secretion system F family protein produces MEAFAALGEKLDPLLRYHVVGSGIASSFERYVVLFLAATVAVVFLAGILPAVMLYIQGFPAIIAAVFGAGGALIAFIVMLAIYIALPMLAARNRGQKLEARFLLFAQALATRLLAGAGLIETFERMYREDLRELKEFSIELEYIVSGIRAGIPVDRVLEEASKLTPSPSLHSLLAGLSAAARTGSGLREVVDAAISEYLSTQETEIDRLTNSLGALLEFYMAAAVMLPVSIGVVGLLLVFQQVAGLSFDAILFLTTFIGIPVTVAVVVIMADMIVSRLRI; encoded by the coding sequence GTGGAGGCTTTTGCAGCGCTAGGCGAGAAGCTGGATCCGCTGCTGAGGTACCACGTTGTCGGAAGCGGCATAGCATCGAGCTTCGAGAGGTACGTGGTGCTATTCCTAGCTGCAACTGTTGCTGTAGTCTTCCTCGCCGGTATATTGCCAGCAGTAATGCTTTACATCCAGGGGTTCCCAGCCATCATAGCGGCAGTCTTCGGGGCTGGAGGAGCGCTCATAGCATTCATAGTTATGCTAGCTATCTACATAGCATTGCCGATGCTTGCTGCGCGTAACAGGGGCCAGAAGCTGGAGGCCCGCTTCCTCCTCTTCGCCCAGGCGCTCGCAACAAGGCTCCTAGCAGGTGCAGGGCTCATTGAGACCTTTGAAAGGATGTACCGGGAGGATCTCCGCGAGCTTAAGGAGTTCTCGATAGAGCTAGAGTATATAGTGTCGGGCATAAGGGCTGGAATACCGGTAGACCGTGTCCTGGAGGAGGCCTCCAAGCTCACTCCATCGCCTAGCCTCCACAGCCTACTCGCAGGCCTCTCCGCAGCTGCCCGCACCGGCTCGGGTCTACGGGAGGTTGTGGATGCAGCCATATCCGAGTATCTTAGCACGCAGGAGACAGAGATCGACCGGCTCACCAATAGCCTCGGCGCCCTACTAGAGTTCTACATGGCTGCGGCAGTGATGCTACCCGTATCCATAGGTGTGGTTGGTCTCCTACTGGTATTCCAGCAAGTAGCGGGGCTCAGCTTCGACGCTATACTCTTCCTCACGACATTCATAGGTATACCCGTGACTGTGGCCGTAGTCGTTATCATGGCGGACATGATAGTGTCCAGGCTAAGGATCTAG
- a CDS encoding DUF2795 domain-containing protein, with amino-acid sequence MPRRGINWAVEVLKRIKGLEFPVTREQLREKLRDFYYHGIPATKILDEVEKESFASPAELLHELAEAIRKLEERGELPITARRGINWAVEVLKRIKGLEFPVTKDKLAERLRDLAWHGINMDKILAEIDRESFASPAELLHSLSEAIRKLEERGEIQPAQA; translated from the coding sequence ATGCCCAGGCGCGGGATAAACTGGGCTGTGGAGGTTCTCAAGAGGATTAAGGGACTCGAGTTCCCAGTAACTAGGGAGCAGCTACGCGAGAAACTCAGGGACTTCTACTACCACGGCATACCAGCCACGAAGATCCTCGACGAGGTCGAGAAGGAGAGCTTTGCAAGCCCAGCCGAGCTCCTGCACGAGCTTGCTGAGGCTATCCGGAAGCTTGAGGAGCGGGGCGAGCTACCGATAACCGCCCGGAGAGGCATCAACTGGGCTGTAGAGGTTCTCAAGAGGATCAAGGGCCTGGAATTCCCGGTGACGAAGGACAAGCTCGCAGAGAGGCTCAGAGACCTAGCCTGGCACGGCATCAACATGGACAAGATACTAGCCGAGATAGACCGGGAGAGCTTCGCGAGCCCAGCAGAGCTGCTACACTCTCTATCAGAGGCTATCCGGAAACTCGAGGAGCGCGGCGAGATACAACCAGCTCAGGCCTAG
- a CDS encoding helix-turn-helix domain-containing protein produces MATEPLLVLAAYRGSTRYNLIRGLLAKAEAACSMDGYVECRIGEQGESIPRPVLAARIYQCSCWDDGAEIWARVSGEPPALEALKRVLRQEKGLGFQVLSETKYSIMLRLVSEMEQSCGLVDWCPFTKPIKAAMVRTVICTSRMVLVELIVAKASVLHSIEEAGFEIIYRAPLNSVEHSLTAKQEAALVLAYLYGYYSYPRRISVKGLASKLGISSSALAELLRRAELKIITRYILEELPHYLLRHYAAARMAEERRRASRR; encoded by the coding sequence ATGGCTACTGAGCCTCTGTTAGTGCTTGCAGCCTACCGGGGCAGCACACGGTACAACCTTATACGGGGGCTGCTCGCAAAGGCTGAGGCAGCCTGTAGCATGGATGGCTACGTTGAATGCCGCATCGGAGAGCAGGGCGAGTCGATTCCCCGCCCCGTGCTCGCAGCCCGCATATACCAGTGCAGCTGCTGGGATGACGGGGCAGAGATATGGGCGAGGGTTAGCGGTGAGCCCCCCGCACTGGAGGCGCTGAAGAGGGTTCTCCGGCAGGAGAAGGGGCTAGGCTTCCAGGTCCTCTCAGAGACGAAGTATAGTATTATGCTGCGGCTAGTGAGCGAGATGGAGCAGTCCTGCGGCCTCGTAGACTGGTGTCCCTTTACTAAGCCAATTAAGGCAGCGATGGTGCGCACGGTTATCTGTACGAGTAGAATGGTGCTGGTCGAGCTGATAGTTGCTAAGGCGTCAGTACTTCACAGCATAGAGGAGGCTGGCTTCGAGATAATATACCGGGCTCCCCTCAACAGCGTCGAGCACAGCCTCACGGCTAAGCAGGAGGCAGCACTAGTGCTAGCATACCTCTACGGCTACTACAGCTATCCACGCCGCATAAGCGTGAAAGGGCTAGCATCAAAGCTCGGTATTAGTAGTTCAGCGCTCGCAGAGCTTCTGAGAAGGGCAGAACTCAAAATAATAACACGCTACATTCTCGAGGAGCTCCCACACTACCTACTACGCCACTATGCAGCTGCAAGAATGGCTGAGGAGCGCCGTAGGGCTAGCCGACGGTGA
- a CDS encoding TIGR04084 family radical SAM/SPASM domain-containing protein, which produces MLEAWVGGFGTGLLWFVFTTGLCNLRCRYCGGGFPPDIVPPWPRYRVEELVELIERVDSRPVVFFYGGEPLLNPGFIREVMDALPHAVFGIQTNAILHNRLGDEYWARFTTVLLSVDGVEGVTDRWRGPGVYSRVVSALRRLQRLRERLGGPATIVARMAVHREISIYRDVMHLLRGLGFDKVHWQLDAVWSPPWRLGAWARESYLPGLRRLARWVAARPRARLHRIVPFHGIVSALYNGGFRWYPCGAGRTAVAVLTDGRIVACPIAVREEWAVLGTLDTWRGRVLPESFVPERCRLCSYYPLCGGRCLYAQVESSYWPGRLLEELDWVTRRTIDIVLEEVVPAVEKAVERGEIDLAYLSYTPELESTEVIP; this is translated from the coding sequence GTGCTAGAGGCCTGGGTTGGAGGGTTTGGGACCGGGTTGCTCTGGTTCGTGTTTACGACGGGACTGTGTAACCTGCGGTGCCGCTACTGTGGTGGCGGGTTTCCGCCGGATATCGTGCCGCCGTGGCCGCGGTACCGTGTTGAGGAGCTTGTAGAGCTTATCGAGCGTGTTGATTCTAGGCCGGTCGTGTTCTTTTATGGTGGTGAGCCGCTGCTGAATCCGGGCTTTATCAGAGAGGTTATGGATGCTCTGCCCCATGCTGTGTTCGGGATACAGACCAATGCTATTCTTCACAATAGGCTTGGCGATGAGTACTGGGCCCGGTTTACCACTGTCCTCCTCAGTGTTGATGGTGTGGAGGGTGTTACGGATCGGTGGCGCGGCCCTGGTGTCTATTCGAGGGTTGTCTCTGCGCTTCGCCGGCTCCAGAGGCTGCGGGAGAGGCTGGGTGGTCCCGCAACAATTGTCGCGAGGATGGCTGTGCACCGTGAGATAAGCATTTACCGTGACGTTATGCATCTCCTCCGGGGCCTTGGCTTCGACAAGGTTCACTGGCAGCTCGACGCGGTGTGGAGTCCCCCGTGGCGGCTCGGTGCGTGGGCCCGGGAGAGCTACCTGCCGGGGCTCCGTAGGCTCGCCCGCTGGGTTGCGGCGCGTCCCCGGGCCCGGCTCCACAGAATAGTACCCTTTCACGGTATCGTATCAGCACTGTACAATGGGGGCTTCCGCTGGTACCCCTGTGGTGCTGGACGTACAGCTGTGGCTGTGCTAACTGACGGGAGGATTGTTGCCTGCCCTATAGCGGTGAGGGAGGAATGGGCTGTGCTGGGTACTCTGGATACGTGGAGGGGCAGGGTGTTGCCTGAGAGCTTTGTGCCGGAGAGGTGCCGGTTGTGCAGCTACTATCCTCTCTGCGGGGGGCGCTGCCTCTACGCCCAGGTTGAGTCAAGCTATTGGCCGGGGAGGCTGCTAGAGGAGCTTGACTGGGTTACGAGGAGGACAATAGACATAGTTTTGGAGGAGGTTGTCCCGGCGGTTGAGAAAGCCGTGGAGAGGGGCGAGATCGACCTGGCTTACCTCTCCTACACCCCGGAGCTAGAGTCCACCGAGGTTATACCCTAG
- a CDS encoding archaellin/type IV pilin N-terminal domain-containing protein → MRMRAVSPVVATALLIIIAVATAVVLYLWVSGMVSSTPTSQTKLQEAIRIEAVDVTNKQITAVYIRNVGDVPATIDAIYVIDATTGQVINSANNIGATINPGNLYLYTYDVPVDVSQYTSVIVKAVTSNGIEATYLVVVR, encoded by the coding sequence ATGCGCATGCGCGCAGTCTCCCCAGTCGTGGCAACAGCACTGCTAATAATCATAGCCGTAGCCACCGCCGTAGTGCTATACCTATGGGTAAGCGGCATGGTATCCAGCACACCAACAAGCCAAACCAAGCTGCAGGAAGCAATAAGAATAGAGGCAGTAGATGTTACAAATAAACAAATAACAGCAGTCTACATTAGGAATGTTGGCGACGTACCAGCAACCATCGATGCGATATACGTTATCGATGCAACAACAGGTCAAGTCATCAACAGCGCGAATAACATTGGTGCAACAATAAACCCCGGTAACCTCTACCTATACACGTATGACGTACCAGTAGATGTCTCGCAGTACACTAGTGTAATCGTAAAGGCCGTAACGTCCAATGGTATTGAGGCTACATACCTAGTCGTTGTTAGGTGA
- the hemA gene encoding glutamyl-tRNA reductase has translation MPRLLEELTAVILTHRDAPLDVVGSFESRVGEAYQILRGVVDEAVVLATCNRFEVYALPRRGFVETVIGFLGEASRYARILHGMDVVRHLFRVAAGLESAIIGENEILGQVARAYEEARRRGVAGKYLGLLFSQAVRTGKLVRSRTRISYGNVGAPGAAVKLAREAAGGFDGKHVVVVGAGEAGSIMASLVREEAPTARISIVNRSVDRARELAGKVRGEAYGLDMLPKLLAAADVVLVAVTVNEPVIKRSMLEDVGRHLVVVDISNPPAVEQPIPSNVYYAGLRDVEKVIKEVLAVRIREVPKAEAIVEEQVALLRKLWLKRGADEAIAEIMRYANRVMEEEVEELVSRLRGLGVDGAALLVARSFAYSLTKKLLRPLILYAHEAALEGSLSKLEEIAQKYRDELARRQH, from the coding sequence ATGCCGCGGCTCCTCGAGGAGCTCACAGCAGTCATACTGACACATCGTGATGCTCCGCTAGATGTTGTGGGCTCTTTCGAGTCTAGGGTTGGGGAGGCCTACCAGATCCTTCGGGGCGTCGTCGACGAGGCCGTTGTGCTAGCGACGTGCAACCGGTTTGAGGTCTATGCTCTCCCTCGCCGGGGCTTCGTGGAGACCGTGATAGGCTTCCTCGGCGAAGCCTCCCGGTATGCCCGTATACTCCACGGGATGGATGTTGTGCGGCACCTTTTCCGCGTCGCTGCCGGCCTGGAATCAGCTATTATAGGCGAAAACGAGATCCTCGGCCAGGTTGCTAGGGCCTACGAGGAGGCCCGCAGGAGGGGGGTTGCGGGCAAGTACCTAGGGCTCCTTTTCAGCCAGGCTGTCCGCACCGGCAAGCTGGTGCGTAGCCGCACCAGGATATCCTACGGCAACGTGGGCGCGCCTGGCGCGGCCGTGAAGCTGGCTAGGGAGGCTGCCGGAGGCTTCGATGGCAAGCACGTCGTCGTAGTGGGAGCCGGCGAGGCAGGCTCAATAATGGCCAGCCTTGTCCGGGAGGAGGCGCCCACCGCAAGGATCAGCATCGTCAACCGCAGCGTGGACAGGGCTAGGGAGCTAGCAGGCAAGGTTAGGGGAGAGGCTTACGGGCTCGACATGCTTCCCAAGCTCCTAGCGGCTGCTGACGTGGTCCTGGTAGCTGTAACCGTCAACGAGCCCGTTATCAAGAGGAGCATGCTTGAGGATGTTGGCCGGCACCTGGTAGTGGTGGACATCTCCAACCCGCCAGCCGTGGAGCAGCCCATACCCAGTAACGTCTACTACGCAGGGCTCCGTGACGTCGAGAAGGTTATCAAAGAGGTTCTCGCCGTGAGGATACGCGAGGTGCCAAAGGCGGAAGCTATTGTGGAGGAGCAGGTGGCGCTTCTCCGCAAGCTCTGGCTAAAGAGGGGCGCCGACGAGGCCATAGCGGAGATCATGAGGTACGCAAACCGCGTTATGGAGGAGGAGGTCGAGGAGCTTGTCTCAAGGCTCCGCGGCTTAGGCGTTGACGGTGCCGCACTACTCGTAGCACGCAGCTTCGCCTACAGCCTCACCAAGAAGCTTCTAAGGCCACTAATCCTATACGCCCATGAAGCCGCCCTCGAGGGCAGCCTCTCGAAGCTCGAGGAGATCGCCCAGAAGTATCGGGACGAGCTCGCCAGGAGGCAGCACTAG
- a CDS encoding ATPase domain-containing protein, with protein sequence MSIDVRRFYTPKVLPETVPSGIEGLDKILLGGFPRGAVVLLAGNPGTGKSTFAARFVYEGCRRGERSIYLNFVEPRRDFYDHMTMLGMDFEECERKGLFHYMEAVTIADEDALITQLEDLVKLVMETKAKRVAIDSITAMLQIVKVPSRVRELLQNIFVNGFKPHQVTTVLIAEHPYGAKVVGYGIEEFIVDAVFILKYRLSRGKIQRVLEIRKARWAPIHQAEFPFRIKPGIVIDISLPEEPEEIPPLDYSRTISLCDTLFRVHGLVELGIGAKEITRAASICDYLHIAKGSQVLIGVSPVIHSTLVLSTIASSLMLMGEDILIVSFKNSSKSIADMLECSLRVVGSPDEKPLPNVVSVNPTVYTLVELIDLISSAIDQFKPSILLVDGLEAIEVVETRKERYYASLYNLLVRSKKKGVTGFYLYSVPSRVQLKELPVTPLFELSIYIEANPRSIVEYEYEPLGLETSMEVYHPLIHVKIPVRFRTNNLLQFCTRV encoded by the coding sequence TTGAGCATAGACGTGCGGCGGTTTTACACACCGAAGGTGCTGCCTGAAACAGTACCCTCAGGCATCGAGGGGCTAGACAAAATCCTCCTAGGCGGGTTCCCCCGCGGCGCTGTAGTCCTCCTAGCAGGCAATCCCGGCACTGGCAAGTCCACCTTCGCTGCAAGATTCGTCTACGAGGGCTGCCGGCGGGGCGAGAGGAGCATCTACCTGAACTTCGTGGAGCCGCGCCGCGACTTCTACGACCATATGACCATGCTGGGCATGGATTTCGAGGAGTGCGAGAGGAAGGGGCTATTCCACTACATGGAGGCTGTAACGATAGCTGACGAGGACGCGCTTATAACACAGCTTGAGGACCTGGTAAAGCTAGTCATGGAGACTAAGGCTAAGAGGGTGGCGATTGACAGTATAACAGCCATGCTACAGATAGTAAAGGTGCCGTCGAGGGTGAGGGAGCTACTCCAAAACATCTTCGTGAATGGGTTTAAGCCTCATCAGGTTACGACTGTGCTTATAGCAGAGCATCCCTATGGCGCTAAGGTCGTTGGCTACGGCATAGAGGAGTTCATTGTCGACGCAGTGTTCATACTGAAGTACCGGCTGTCACGTGGGAAGATACAGCGTGTGCTGGAGATAAGGAAGGCCAGGTGGGCACCGATACACCAGGCGGAGTTCCCGTTCCGGATAAAGCCCGGAATAGTGATAGATATCAGCTTGCCCGAGGAGCCGGAAGAAATTCCCCCACTAGACTATAGTAGGACGATAAGTCTCTGCGACACGCTCTTCCGGGTACACGGCCTAGTAGAGCTAGGCATAGGAGCTAAGGAGATTACAAGAGCGGCCTCTATATGCGACTATCTTCACATAGCCAAGGGGAGCCAGGTCCTTATAGGAGTTAGCCCTGTGATACACTCGACCCTAGTCCTAAGCACTATAGCCTCATCCCTCATGCTTATGGGGGAGGACATACTAATAGTCAGCTTTAAGAACAGCTCGAAATCCATAGCTGACATGCTTGAGTGTAGCCTCCGGGTCGTGGGTAGCCCCGATGAAAAGCCGCTACCAAACGTTGTATCGGTGAACCCTACAGTATATACGCTAGTAGAACTCATAGATCTTATTAGCAGCGCCATAGACCAGTTTAAGCCAAGCATACTCTTAGTAGATGGGCTCGAAGCAATAGAGGTTGTCGAGACGAGGAAGGAACGGTACTATGCGAGCCTCTACAACCTGCTGGTTAGGAGCAAGAAAAAAGGAGTAACCGGCTTCTACCTCTACAGCGTGCCCAGTCGCGTACAGCTCAAAGAGCTACCCGTAACACCGCTGTTCGAACTCTCGATATACATAGAGGCGAATCCGAGGAGCATAGTAGAGTATGAGTATGAGCCGCTAGGCTTAGAGACAAGTATGGAGGTCTACCACCCGCTAATACACGTCAAGATACCGGTAAGATTTAGAACCAATAACCTCCTCCAGTTCTGCACGAGGGTCTGA